From Moraxella sp. K1664, one genomic window encodes:
- a CDS encoding XRE family transcriptional regulator, whose protein sequence is MKFHSVFDALADTPAQSANLKLRAELLAHIQDTLADMDGTQAELACVCGLTQPRLNDLLQGKISKFSLDALVNINANLGMEVGLVFA, encoded by the coding sequence ATGAAATTTCATTCTGTATTTGATGCCTTAGCTGACACTCCCGCCCAAAGTGCCAACCTAAAACTAAGAGCCGAACTGCTTGCCCATATCCAAGATACCCTAGCCGATATGGACGGCACACAAGCCGAGCTGGCTTGTGTTTGTGGATTGACACAGCCACGCCTAAATGATCTATTACAAGGCAAAATCAGTAAATTTAGCCTTGATGCGTTGGTTAATATCAATGCTAATTTAGGTATGGAAGTGGGATTGGTGTTTGCTTAA
- a CDS encoding IS3 family transposase: protein MSTNKEQVLIIQELRHKHKLADLLAVSNLPRSVFYYHIRQSTKPDKDLDLKEHINHIYHQHKGRYGYRRITSELNNQLAQKGMVINHKRVQRLMAKLGLKALVRRQRKFNTYKGTMGKDTIQDNILKRDFKADKPNQKWATDITEFKVQDKANDGGVIQRKLYLSPIIDLFNGEIVSYTMKDRPTYELVKEMLNDALSKLSQEKMDDKPIIHSDQGWHYQMHQYQQTLKEQGLTQSMSRKGNCLDNAVIESFFGTLKQEIFYETTTFTSTDELKQVIDEYIHYYNHDRIKSKLKGLSPVKYRNLVQLGLIQPLATT, encoded by the coding sequence ATCAGTACAAACAAAGAACAAGTCCTGATCATCCAAGAATTAAGGCATAAGCACAAACTTGCTGACTTATTGGCAGTGTCAAACTTGCCAAGAAGTGTGTTTTATTACCACATTCGTCAAAGTACAAAGCCTGACAAAGACCTTGACTTAAAAGAACACATTAACCACATCTACCACCAACACAAGGGCAGGTATGGTTATCGTAGAATCACATCAGAGCTTAACAATCAGCTTGCCCAAAAAGGCATGGTCATTAATCATAAACGAGTGCAACGACTGATGGCTAAACTTGGACTCAAAGCATTGGTTCGTCGTCAACGTAAGTTTAATACTTACAAAGGCACAATGGGCAAAGATACCATTCAGGACAATATACTCAAAAGAGACTTTAAAGCAGACAAACCCAATCAAAAGTGGGCAACAGACATCACCGAGTTTAAAGTACAAGACAAGGCAAATGATGGCGGTGTCATTCAAAGAAAACTCTACCTATCGCCCATCATCGACTTGTTTAATGGTGAGATTGTCAGTTATACGATGAAGGACAGACCAACGTATGAGTTGGTCAAAGAGATGTTAAATGATGCCCTATCCAAGCTAAGCCAAGAAAAGATGGATGACAAACCCATCATTCATTCAGACCAAGGCTGGCACTATCAAATGCACCAGTATCAACAAACCCTAAAAGAACAAGGCTTAACCCAAAGCATGTCAAGAAAAGGCAATTGTTTGGATAATGCTGTGATAGAGAGCTTCTTTGGTACGCTAAAACAAGAGATATTTTATGAGACAACCACATTTACATCAACAGATGAACTTAAACAAGTGATTGATGAGTACATACACTACTACAATCATGATAGAATAAAGAGCAAATTAAAAGGACTAAGTCCTGTTAAGTACAGAAACTTAGTCCAATTAGGGTTAATACAACCACTTGCAACAACCTAA
- a CDS encoding dicarboxylate/amino acid:cation symporter, translated as MSKLFSWYFKPNLLLRILIGLILGSICGIIFQNAQTAISILSPIGELFIRLLKMIVIPVIASTLIVGASSITPAQLGRIGIKTLIYYTITSIFAIIIGLGAGKLFNPGLGLELIADTASEGKTAEAPSMLQILLEIVPTNPIGVISSGQVLPMIFFCLVFGIALAFGRDSDDENIKKSSDTVFYFVDGVSQAMFKIVGWVMQYAPIGVFALIFIVFSKNGATAFGSLASVTATVYVGFALQIALVYCVICALMKLSPLIFLRKARPAFITAFVTRSSGATLPVSIQASQSMGIPKNIYSFGLPVGSTMNMDGTTVYLGVCAIFIANAVGVPLDGSQMLTITMTAVLGAIGTAGVPGAGAIMLLMVLESIGLPVEAGSAVAIAYGMILGIDALLDMGRTALNVVGDITGVATVAKQEKALDKEMWDS; from the coding sequence ATGTCAAAACTTTTTTCATGGTATTTTAAGCCAAACTTATTATTAAGAATCCTAATCGGCTTAATCCTAGGCTCAATCTGCGGTATCATTTTTCAAAATGCCCAAACCGCCATTAGCATTTTATCACCCATTGGCGAGCTGTTCATTCGTCTGTTAAAGATGATAGTCATTCCCGTCATTGCGTCCACGCTCATCGTGGGGGCAAGCTCAATCACGCCTGCCCAGCTTGGGCGTATCGGCATAAAAACGCTCATTTATTACACCATTACGTCCATTTTTGCCATCATCATCGGGCTTGGCGCGGGCAAGCTCTTTAACCCCGGTTTGGGACTAGAACTCATCGCCGACACCGCAAGCGAAGGCAAAACTGCCGAAGCCCCAAGCATGCTTCAAATCCTGCTTGAAATCGTCCCCACCAACCCAATCGGCGTGATTAGTAGCGGTCAGGTGTTGCCCATGATTTTCTTTTGTTTGGTATTTGGCATTGCCCTTGCCTTTGGGCGTGATAGCGATGATGAAAATATCAAAAAAAGCTCGGACACGGTGTTTTATTTTGTGGACGGGGTTAGCCAAGCGATGTTTAAGATTGTCGGCTGGGTCATGCAGTACGCTCCGATTGGCGTGTTTGCGTTGATTTTTATTGTTTTTTCAAAAAATGGGGCAACCGCTTTTGGCTCCTTGGCAAGCGTTACGGCAACTGTTTATGTTGGTTTTGCCTTACAAATCGCCCTTGTGTACTGCGTGATTTGTGCGTTGATGAAACTCTCCCCACTTATCTTTTTGAGAAAGGCTCGCCCCGCCTTTATCACCGCCTTTGTAACCCGCTCATCGGGGGCAACCTTGCCTGTGTCCATCCAAGCATCACAAAGCATGGGCATTCCCAAGAACATTTATAGCTTTGGCTTGCCTGTCGGCTCTACGATGAACATGGACGGCACGACCGTGTATCTTGGCGTGTGTGCGATTTTTATTGCCAATGCGGTGGGCGTACCGCTTGACGGCTCGCAAATGCTGACCATCACGATGACTGCCGTGCTTGGGGCAATTGGTACGGCAGGTGTGCCAGGGGCGGGGGCGATTATGCTCCTTATGGTACTAGAATCCATTGGTCTACCTGTGGAAGCTGGCTCGGCGGTGGCGATTGCCTATGGCATGATTTTGGGCATTGATGCCTTGCTTGATATGGGTCGCACCGCCCTAAATGTCGTGGGCGACATCACAGGGGTGGCAACCGTTGCCAAGCAAGAAAAGGCTTTGGACAAAGAAATGTGGGATTCTTGA
- a CDS encoding helix-turn-helix domain-containing protein yields MAKYTTDFKLSVIGYYLNHHGYKQTAKHFNLNHTTVELWVKLYQAHGIDGIKRRHTKAVYDTDFKLNAVQAIQQGKSLTQLAIELNLPQPSLLSTWLKSYQAFGIMGLIPKPKGKKAMSNKHNANKTKSTWKTKQDHEKSVDDLLDELAYLRAENDYLKKLDALIRQKEQSVQTKNKS; encoded by the coding sequence ATGGCAAAATACACAACCGACTTTAAACTGTCTGTGATTGGGTATTATCTTAATCATCATGGCTACAAACAAACCGCCAAACACTTTAATCTAAACCACACAACCGTAGAGCTATGGGTTAAACTCTATCAAGCACATGGCATTGATGGCATAAAAAGACGACACACAAAGGCTGTCTATGACACAGATTTTAAGCTTAATGCCGTTCAAGCCATACAACAGGGCAAATCGCTTACACAACTTGCCATAGAGCTTAATCTGCCACAACCTTCTTTACTGTCAACTTGGTTAAAGTCCTACCAAGCCTTTGGTATAATGGGACTAATACCCAAACCCAAAGGCAAAAAAGCAATGTCAAACAAACACAACGCTAATAAAACCAAATCAACTTGGAAAACCAAACAAGACCACGAAAAAAGTGTGGATGATTTGCTTGATGAACTTGCCTATCTTAGAGCAGAGAATGACTATCTAAAAAAGCTAGATGCCTTAATTCGTCAAAAGGAACAATCAGTACAAACAAAGAACAAGTCCTGA
- a CDS encoding TSUP family transporter has translation MELTIQLISILFFVALFAGFIDAMAGGGGLLTIPALLLTGMNPVAVLATNKLQACAGSFSASVTMIKKGLIHPKMMKVALIMAFVGSAVGTVLVQLSPPDFLQKALPFVIGAVGVYTLFSPNLGKLETTPKMSQKLYERTVAPLIGLYDGYFGPGTGTFFSLSQVVLRGRDLVQATARAKLLNFATNIASLIFFVLGGQVVWVVGLVMMTGQLIGAYLGSHMVVKGGAKFIRPVIVVVCFCMVAKLLWG, from the coding sequence ATGGAACTCACCATACAGCTTATCTCCATACTCTTTTTTGTAGCGTTGTTTGCAGGGTTTATTGATGCCATGGCAGGCGGGGGTGGACTTTTGACCATTCCTGCCTTGCTTTTGACGGGCATGAATCCTGTGGCGGTGCTTGCCACCAATAAATTACAAGCCTGTGCAGGGTCGTTCTCGGCAAGTGTTACGATGATAAAAAAGGGGCTAATCCACCCCAAGATGATGAAAGTTGCCTTGATTATGGCATTTGTGGGTTCTGCGGTGGGGACGGTGCTGGTGCAATTGTCGCCCCCTGATTTTTTGCAAAAGGCATTGCCCTTTGTCATCGGAGCGGTGGGGGTGTATACGCTGTTTAGTCCCAATTTGGGCAAATTAGAGACCACGCCCAAAATGAGCCAAAAGCTGTATGAACGGACGGTTGCTCCACTTATCGGACTGTATGACGGCTATTTTGGGCCGGGGACGGGGACGTTTTTTAGTCTGTCGCAAGTCGTGCTTCGTGGGCGTGATTTGGTACAGGCTACCGCACGAGCCAAGCTGTTGAATTTTGCCACCAACATTGCGTCTTTGATTTTCTTTGTTTTAGGCGGTCAAGTGGTGTGGGTTGTGGGGCTTGTCATGATGACAGGGCAACTTATCGGAGCGTATCTGGGCTCGCACATGGTCGTCAAGGGCGGGGCAAAATTTATCCGCCCTGTGATTGTGGTGGTGTGCTTTTGTATGGTGGCAAAACTTTTGTGGGGTTAG
- a CDS encoding Rpn family recombination-promoting nuclease/putative transposase produces the protein MANLFLNPFTDYGFKRLFGTEANKGLLIDFLNSLLPTHHQIADLEFKNTEQLGQNQSDRKAIYDIYCQSHTGEQFIVELQRTKQDYFKDRTLYYTSLAISEQAKRGRWNYQITAVYCVSILDFCFDEHLDDDDVIHTIKLKDQHGRIFYDKLTLIYLEMPKFQKSEHELTTHLDKWLFYFKNLKDLQMIPTAFNDNAIFQEAFKIAELANLTHEEWQKYQYSLKTYRDNLATDSYLHEQGKKEGIIQIAKLMKSSGEPTDKIAQYTNLSPDEIDRL, from the coding sequence ATGGCAAATTTATTTTTAAATCCGTTTACCGATTATGGTTTTAAACGCTTATTTGGCACAGAAGCCAATAAAGGCTTGTTGATTGATTTTTTAAACAGTCTATTACCCACTCATCATCAAATTGCCGATTTGGAATTTAAAAATACCGAACAGCTTGGGCAAAATCAATCCGACCGCAAAGCCATTTATGACATTTATTGCCAAAGTCATACAGGCGAGCAATTTATCGTAGAACTTCAACGCACCAAACAGGATTATTTTAAAGACCGCACTTTGTATTACACCAGTTTGGCAATCAGCGAACAGGCAAAGCGTGGGCGGTGGAACTATCAAATTACGGCGGTGTATTGCGTAAGCATTTTGGACTTTTGTTTTGATGAGCATTTGGACGATGATGACGTGATTCACACCATTAAATTAAAAGACCAACATGGGCGGATATTTTATGACAAATTGACATTGATTTATTTGGAAATGCCCAAATTTCAAAAGTCAGAACATGAATTAACCACCCATTTGGATAAATGGTTATTTTATTTCAAAAATTTAAAGGATTTACAAATGATACCAACTGCATTTAATGACAATGCCATTTTTCAAGAAGCCTTTAAAATTGCCGAACTTGCCAATTTGACCCATGAAGAATGGCAAAAATATCAATACAGCCTAAAAACTTACCGTGATAATTTGGCAACCGACAGCTATCTGCATGAGCAAGGCAAAAAAGAAGGTATTATACAAATTGCCAAACTCATGAAAAGCTCTGGCGAACCCACCGACAAAATCGCCCAATATACCAATTTGTCGCCCGATGAGATTGACAGGCTCTAA
- a CDS encoding type II toxin-antitoxin system RelE/ParE family toxin, protein MDDIREFPDDIKQDTGYQLHLVQNGQMPSDFKYMPTIGSGVVEIRLKDENGIYRVIYTAKFQDTVYVLHAFTKKTQKTSQADIELAKARLKLAQQKENHS, encoded by the coding sequence TTGGACGACATCAGAGAATTTCCAGATGACATCAAACAAGACACAGGCTATCAGCTTCATCTTGTTCAAAACGGTCAAATGCCGTCTGATTTTAAATATATGCCAACCATAGGGTCGGGCGTGGTTGAGATTCGCCTAAAAGACGAAAATGGTATTTATCGGGTGATTTACACCGCCAAATTCCAAGATACCGTTTATGTTCTACACGCCTTTACCAAAAAGACTCAAAAGACATCACAAGCCGACATAGAACTTGCCAAAGCTCGCCTAAAACTTGCTCAACAAAAGGAAAATCACTCATGA